Proteins from a single region of Paraburkholderia sp. PGU19:
- a CDS encoding transposase: MARLALQRAIAPQWIDEVFAEHRQRQYPRELLFSTVVELMTLVSLGLSPSLHAAATQTKPLPVSLAALYEKVNRTEPAILRALVQGSAQRLGPVLAALREQRGAALPGHALVVYEPDLGLVTDLVAIEDAHAQERSAMAPLIECAGAGELWLADRNFCTGTILQGWHQAQACFIVREHGRNSPALASSGPWVDGARIETGQVREQRIDLKAGFVWRRIELTLDKPTDAGDTVILLWSNLPAAVGAHEIARLYRKRWRIEGMFQRLESVLHSEIRTLGHPRAALLGFTVAVLAYNVLATLKRSVEAAHAAADETGAAPPDVSTYYLAVQIRSQYEGMLIALPPNEWSHWSDATPDVIAGKLLELARCVDPIQVRTRTRGPKTRKPAPYVEGAVARAHHSTARLLKRAKGGTS; this comes from the coding sequence ATGGCACGCCTGGCACTGCAGAGAGCCATCGCGCCGCAATGGATCGACGAGGTGTTCGCCGAGCACCGGCAGCGGCAATATCCACGTGAATTGCTGTTCTCGACGGTGGTTGAACTGATGACGCTGGTGTCGCTGGGACTGAGTCCGTCGCTGCACGCTGCAGCGACACAGACGAAGCCCCTGCCGGTGTCGCTGGCCGCGCTCTACGAGAAGGTCAACCGCACCGAACCCGCGATCCTGCGTGCCCTGGTACAGGGCAGCGCACAGCGTCTGGGGCCGGTGCTGGCGGCGTTGCGCGAGCAGCGTGGCGCGGCGTTGCCGGGGCACGCGCTGGTGGTCTACGAGCCGGATCTGGGTCTGGTCACAGATCTGGTCGCCATCGAGGATGCGCACGCGCAGGAGCGCTCGGCCATGGCCCCGCTGATTGAATGTGCCGGCGCGGGCGAATTGTGGCTGGCTGACCGGAACTTCTGCACCGGGACCATCCTGCAGGGCTGGCATCAGGCACAGGCCTGCTTCATCGTGCGCGAACACGGCCGCAACAGCCCGGCTCTTGCCAGCAGTGGGCCATGGGTGGACGGTGCACGTATCGAGACAGGTCAGGTGCGAGAGCAACGCATTGACCTGAAGGCTGGCTTCGTCTGGCGTCGCATCGAGCTGACGCTGGACAAGCCGACTGATGCAGGCGATACCGTGATTCTGTTGTGGAGCAACCTGCCTGCCGCGGTGGGCGCACACGAGATTGCCCGGCTGTACCGCAAGCGCTGGCGTATCGAGGGCATGTTCCAGCGACTCGAGTCGGTCCTGCACAGCGAGATCCGCACCTTGGGTCATCCACGTGCCGCGCTGCTGGGCTTTACCGTCGCGGTGCTGGCGTACAACGTGCTGGCCACGCTCAAGCGCAGTGTTGAAGCTGCGCATGCTGCCGCCGATGAAACAGGTGCAGCGCCGCCGGACGTCTCGACGTACTACCTCGCCGTGCAGATTCGCAGCCAGTATGAGGGCATGCTCATCGCGCTGCCGCCAAATGAATGGTCGCACTGGAGCGATGCCACGCCCGACGTGATTGCCGGCAAACTGCTCGAGCTGGCCCGCTGCGTCGACCCGATTCAGGTGCGCACACGCACGCGTGGCCCCAAGACCCGCAAACCCGCACCCTATGTCGAAGGTGCGGTAGCCCGCGCCCATCACAGTACCGCTCGCCTGCTTAAACGCGCCAAAGGCGGGACATCTTGA
- a CDS encoding methyl-accepting chemotaxis protein, translating to MTLNKKLASMIAILWIGLVLIGAFGAWQSRSSMIADRRDQLTSLVEQANSIVNRYYTLSQQHAMSEADAKKQALDTLSALRYGTDGYLSVNDSQPVMLMHPFKPALVGKNLSGFTDPAGNHLFVDIVNAANQGKGGFVDYLWSKPGSDTPVPKTSYATRFTPWDWVLVTGMYMDDVQKAFYVDLGRWLVITFVLGGIATLVMVLVLRSVKRTLGGDLEVAVEATQRIARGDLATPVPLAHNDRASLLHALHTMQRGLVDTVSRVRAGTENINVGASEIAAGNTDLSQRTEEQAAALVQTASSMDEMTSNVKQNAESAATAAGLASEAADIAKRGSRVVDDVVRTMGDITSSSKQIGDIIGVIDGIAFQTNILALNAAVEAARAGEQGRGFAVVAAEVRSLAQRSATAAKEIKALIETSTGSVEEGAALVANAGSTMGEIVASVRRVNEILEEISHASREQSAGIEQVNRAVGEMDQVTQQNAALVEQAAAAAHSLKDQVGGLREAISSFSLPA from the coding sequence ATGACCCTGAACAAGAAACTCGCCTCGATGATCGCGATCCTGTGGATCGGCCTCGTTCTCATCGGCGCGTTCGGCGCGTGGCAAAGCCGCTCGTCGATGATCGCCGACCGCCGCGATCAGCTGACATCGCTCGTCGAGCAGGCCAATTCGATCGTCAACCGCTACTACACGCTGTCGCAGCAGCACGCGATGAGCGAAGCCGACGCGAAGAAGCAGGCGCTCGACACGCTGTCCGCACTGCGTTACGGTACCGACGGTTATCTGTCCGTCAACGATTCGCAGCCCGTCATGCTGATGCATCCGTTCAAGCCGGCGCTGGTCGGCAAGAACCTGTCGGGCTTCACGGACCCGGCGGGCAACCATCTGTTCGTCGATATCGTCAACGCGGCGAACCAGGGCAAAGGCGGTTTCGTCGATTACCTGTGGTCGAAGCCGGGCAGCGACACGCCCGTCCCGAAGACCAGCTACGCGACGCGCTTCACACCGTGGGACTGGGTGCTCGTCACCGGCATGTACATGGACGACGTGCAAAAAGCCTTCTACGTCGATCTCGGGCGCTGGCTCGTCATCACCTTCGTGCTGGGCGGCATCGCGACGCTCGTGATGGTGCTCGTGCTGCGCAGCGTGAAGCGCACGCTCGGCGGCGACCTCGAAGTGGCTGTCGAAGCGACCCAGCGGATCGCGCGCGGCGATCTCGCGACACCCGTGCCGCTCGCGCACAACGACCGCGCGAGCCTTCTGCACGCACTGCACACGATGCAACGAGGACTCGTCGATACCGTCTCGCGCGTGCGCGCCGGCACCGAGAACATCAACGTGGGCGCCAGCGAAATCGCCGCGGGCAACACCGATCTGTCGCAACGCACGGAAGAACAGGCGGCCGCGCTGGTGCAGACGGCGTCGAGCATGGACGAGATGACGTCGAACGTGAAGCAGAACGCCGAAAGCGCCGCGACAGCCGCCGGGCTCGCGAGCGAAGCCGCCGATATCGCGAAGCGCGGCAGCCGGGTGGTCGACGACGTGGTCCGCACGATGGGCGACATCACGAGCAGCTCGAAGCAGATCGGCGACATCATCGGCGTGATCGACGGCATCGCGTTCCAGACGAACATCCTCGCGCTTAATGCCGCCGTCGAAGCGGCCCGCGCGGGCGAACAGGGCCGCGGCTTCGCGGTCGTCGCAGCGGAAGTGCGCAGTCTCGCGCAGCGCTCGGCAACGGCGGCGAAGGAAATCAAGGCGTTGATCGAAACGTCGACGGGCAGCGTCGAGGAAGGCGCAGCGCTTGTCGCGAACGCCGGTTCGACGATGGGCGAGATCGTCGCCTCCGTGCGCCGCGTAAACGAGATTCTCGAGGAAATCAGCCATGCGTCGCGCGAGCAGAGCGCGGGCATCGAGCAGGTGAACCGCGCCGTCGGCGAAATGGATCAGGTCACGCAGCAGAACGCGGCGCTCGTCGAGCAGGCAGCCGCCGCCGCGCACTCGCTGAAAGACCAGGTCGGCGGACTGCGCGAGGCGATTTCGAGCTTCTCGCTGCCCGCCTGA
- the aepY gene encoding phosphonopyruvate decarboxylase — protein sequence MIEAAQFVEAARERGFDWYAGVPCSYLTPFINYVLQDSKLHYVSAANEGDAVAFIAGVTLGAQHGRRGVTMMQNSGLGNAVSPLTSLTWTFRLPQLLIVTWRGQPGVADEPQHQLMGPITPAMLDTMEIPWETFPTEPEAIGPALDRAIAHMDATGRPYALVMQKGSVAPYELKDSGRATKREERAARDVSRAVAADALPTRNEALQRVIAHTPVNSTVVLASTGFCGRELYAIDDRPNQLYMVGSMGCITPFALGLALTRPDLHVVALDGDGAALMRMGVFATLGAYGPSNLTHILLDNGAHDSTGGQSTVSPQVSFAGVAAACGYASAVEGDDVGLIDELFASPLLDGPRFVRVAIRRGTPDGLPRPTITPPDVKTRLMRHIATAGTNEGAR from the coding sequence ATGATCGAGGCAGCACAGTTTGTCGAGGCGGCGCGCGAGCGCGGCTTCGACTGGTATGCGGGCGTGCCGTGCTCGTATCTGACGCCGTTCATCAACTACGTGCTGCAGGATTCGAAGCTGCATTACGTATCGGCGGCTAACGAAGGCGATGCCGTTGCGTTCATCGCGGGCGTGACGCTCGGCGCGCAGCATGGTCGTCGAGGCGTGACGATGATGCAGAACTCGGGCCTCGGCAATGCAGTGAGTCCGCTGACGTCGCTGACCTGGACGTTCCGTTTGCCGCAACTGCTGATCGTTACGTGGCGCGGCCAGCCTGGCGTCGCGGACGAGCCGCAGCATCAATTGATGGGACCCATTACGCCGGCGATGCTCGACACGATGGAGATTCCGTGGGAGACGTTCCCGACGGAACCGGAAGCGATCGGCCCCGCGCTGGACCGCGCGATTGCGCACATGGACGCGACGGGCCGCCCGTATGCGCTCGTGATGCAGAAGGGCAGCGTTGCGCCGTACGAACTGAAGGACTCGGGCCGCGCGACAAAGCGCGAAGAGCGTGCTGCGCGTGATGTTTCGCGTGCGGTCGCTGCCGACGCCTTGCCCACGCGTAACGAAGCCTTGCAGCGCGTGATTGCGCATACGCCGGTGAACTCGACGGTCGTGCTGGCATCGACTGGTTTTTGCGGCCGCGAGCTTTACGCAATCGACGACCGGCCGAACCAGTTGTACATGGTCGGCTCGATGGGCTGTATTACGCCGTTCGCGCTGGGCCTCGCACTGACACGGCCGGACCTGCATGTTGTCGCGCTCGACGGCGACGGCGCGGCGCTGATGCGCATGGGCGTGTTTGCGACGCTGGGCGCGTATGGTCCGTCGAATCTCACGCACATTCTGCTCGACAATGGCGCGCACGATTCGACGGGTGGTCAGTCGACGGTCTCGCCGCAGGTGTCGTTCGCGGGTGTAGCGGCGGCGTGCGGCTATGCGTCCGCTGTCGAAGGCGACGACGTGGGGTTGATCGACGAACTGTTCGCGTCGCCGCTGCTTGACGGCCCGCGCTTCGTGCGCGTCGCGATTCGCCGTGGCACGCCCGACGGCTTGCCGCGCCCAACCATTACGCCGCCCGATGTGAAGACGCGCCTGATGCGCCACATTGCCACCGCCGGTACGAACGAAGGAGCACGTTGA
- a CDS encoding porin, which translates to MTHRTTPRAIAAAVAALAGAMAAIAAPGIAHAESSITLYGDVDAGITYTNNQQFTHADGSVGGGHNFQFTGGNSAPSRFGLTGSEDLGGGTSVVFKLENSFFTGSGSFVQGGTLFNQNAWVGLTNEQYGTLTFGRQFDSYTNALAPYASSNAWATLYGSHIGDVDNLNAALNLNNAVQYVSPTIAGFSVSGTYSLGGVAGDFSQKRGWAVSASYNNAPFSFGVGYLDLNNPLDAALGGEQGYIGDFACSNPTAMYCELQNAHSLKAVGVGGSYAFGPATFGLVYTHTKLDDSQYFASATLPQGADVRFDIVEVNATYALSPAFTLGAAYIYNSMKTDVSGSPKFHQVNLGATYSLSKRTTLYAVGIFQKAAGSGIGTDPVTGQSVNYAQIPNLPNSTTDKQVSVTVGLKHNF; encoded by the coding sequence ATGACACATCGGACGACGCCGCGCGCAATCGCGGCGGCGGTGGCCGCGCTCGCCGGCGCAATGGCTGCGATCGCCGCGCCCGGCATCGCGCATGCGGAGAGCAGCATCACGCTATACGGCGATGTCGACGCGGGCATCACATACACGAACAACCAGCAGTTCACGCATGCGGATGGCAGTGTCGGCGGCGGACACAATTTTCAGTTCACGGGCGGCAATTCTGCGCCTTCGCGTTTTGGGTTGACTGGGAGTGAAGATCTTGGCGGCGGCACGTCGGTGGTCTTCAAGCTCGAGAACAGCTTCTTTACGGGGAGCGGCAGTTTCGTGCAGGGCGGCACGCTCTTCAATCAGAACGCGTGGGTTGGGCTGACCAATGAGCAATACGGCACGCTGACGTTTGGCCGCCAATTCGACTCGTACACGAATGCGCTCGCGCCGTATGCTTCGAGCAATGCGTGGGCTACGTTGTATGGCTCGCATATCGGCGACGTCGATAATCTTAACGCCGCGCTTAATCTGAACAATGCAGTGCAGTATGTGAGTCCTACGATTGCGGGCTTTTCTGTGAGCGGCACGTATTCGCTGGGCGGCGTTGCGGGTGATTTTTCGCAGAAGCGCGGCTGGGCTGTTTCAGCGAGCTATAACAACGCGCCGTTCTCGTTCGGCGTCGGTTATCTCGATCTGAACAATCCGCTCGATGCTGCGTTGGGTGGTGAGCAGGGTTATATCGGCGATTTCGCGTGTTCGAATCCGACTGCGATGTATTGCGAGTTGCAGAATGCGCATTCGTTGAAGGCAGTTGGTGTTGGCGGTTCGTACGCGTTCGGACCGGCAACTTTCGGCCTCGTTTATACCCACACGAAGCTCGACGATAGCCAGTATTTTGCGAGCGCCACACTACCGCAAGGCGCGGATGTGCGATTCGATATCGTTGAGGTGAATGCGACTTATGCGTTGTCGCCTGCCTTTACGCTTGGGGCCGCGTATATCTATAACTCAATGAAGACCGATGTCAGCGGGTCGCCGAAATTTCATCAGGTCAACCTTGGGGCCACGTATAGTTTGTCCAAACGGACGACGTTGTATGCGGTTGGGATTTTCCAGAAAGCCGCTGGCAGTGGGATTGGGACTGATCCCGTCACAGGACAGAGTGTGAATTATGCGCAGATTCCTAATCTGCCGAATTCCACTACGGATAAGCAGGTGTCTGTGACTGTTGGGCTGAAGCACAATTTCTGA
- a CDS encoding J domain-containing protein produces the protein MSKAAGRSVTIAPDKHQAHRSKGQRYFNSLVKQIENRRGWLAQWEAFTPIFQKRYVDELLPLKQASMDAQVKLVHRLDALHGDKNFNAIERRMISQLILELTQQLIGAHGDPMLKPIHDRHADTAYDRQAEVDMEGMKVMMQEMLGAEFVDDLDTSSPEEFLKHASEKFEKLRDEADARAQAREERRAKRKKTPKQLAAEARKEAAQAEISQSVREVYRKLASALHPDREPDAEERTRKTALMQRVNEAYAKRNLLQLLELQLELEHIDQKTIDGLSEARLNHYNSVLREQLGELDRELSDIGDRFRGTYGFPYGPLTIPERAMQDLDAELEHRQHMVREIEKDLHTFDDIKKTKTWLKALKRDRPF, from the coding sequence ATGAGCAAAGCAGCGGGCCGGTCTGTGACCATCGCGCCGGACAAACATCAGGCGCACCGATCGAAAGGCCAGAGGTATTTCAATTCGCTCGTCAAGCAGATAGAGAACCGGCGTGGCTGGCTCGCGCAGTGGGAAGCCTTTACGCCCATTTTCCAGAAGCGGTATGTCGATGAGCTGCTCCCGCTGAAGCAGGCTTCGATGGATGCGCAGGTCAAACTCGTTCACCGCCTCGACGCGTTGCATGGCGACAAAAATTTCAATGCCATCGAGCGCCGCATGATTTCGCAACTGATCCTCGAGCTGACGCAACAGTTGATCGGCGCGCACGGCGACCCCATGCTGAAGCCGATTCACGACCGGCATGCCGACACGGCGTACGACAGGCAAGCCGAGGTCGACATGGAAGGCATGAAAGTGATGATGCAGGAGATGCTCGGCGCCGAATTCGTTGACGACCTCGACACGAGTTCGCCAGAAGAGTTCTTGAAGCACGCGTCGGAGAAATTCGAGAAACTGCGTGACGAGGCAGACGCGAGAGCGCAGGCACGCGAAGAGCGCCGCGCAAAACGCAAAAAGACGCCGAAGCAGCTTGCCGCCGAAGCGCGCAAGGAAGCGGCGCAGGCAGAGATCAGCCAGTCGGTGCGCGAGGTCTATCGCAAGCTGGCGAGCGCGCTGCATCCCGATCGCGAACCCGACGCTGAAGAACGCACCCGCAAAACCGCGCTGATGCAGCGGGTCAACGAGGCGTACGCGAAACGCAATCTTCTGCAATTGCTCGAGTTGCAACTGGAACTCGAACATATCGATCAGAAAACCATCGACGGCCTCAGCGAAGCAAGACTCAACCACTACAACAGTGTGTTGAGAGAGCAATTGGGTGAACTGGACCGCGAACTCTCGGACATAGGCGACCGGTTCCGAGGAACTTACGGCTTTCCGTACGGCCCGCTCACGATACCTGAACGCGCCATGCAGGATCTCGACGCAGAACTCGAACACCGTCAGCATATGGTGCGCGAAATCGAAAAAGATCTGCACACGTTCGACGACATCAAGAAAACGAAAACCTGGTTGAAAGCGCTCAAACGCGACCGGCCCTTCTGA
- a CDS encoding phosphocholine cytidylyltransferase family protein, producing MRAIILAAGLGLRLQQPPGEQFPKCLLRFDGVTLLERHLQMLEAVGVDEVVLALGFQPEQVEAELTRAGRKVPEIKLNPRFDLGSVLTVHTVADALTRGGDVLLMDADVLYDERMLAALVAGAHANRLLIDRDFEAGDEPVKLCLKQGVPIELRKQLAVGLDYDTVGESVGFFRFTEAAARRFAEIVAGYVDSGRANLPHEEAVRDLLLERSHAFDTADVTGLPWIEIDFPNDVARATKEVLPQLQRPALQEALKR from the coding sequence ATGCGAGCAATCATTCTTGCCGCAGGCCTCGGCTTGCGACTCCAGCAACCGCCGGGGGAGCAGTTTCCAAAATGTCTGTTGCGCTTTGACGGCGTCACGCTGCTGGAGCGCCATCTGCAGATGCTCGAAGCCGTCGGCGTCGATGAGGTCGTCCTCGCGCTCGGCTTCCAGCCGGAACAGGTCGAAGCCGAACTGACGCGCGCCGGCCGCAAGGTGCCCGAGATCAAGCTCAATCCGCGTTTCGATCTGGGCAGCGTGCTGACCGTGCACACCGTCGCCGATGCCCTCACGCGTGGCGGAGACGTGCTGCTGATGGACGCCGACGTGCTGTACGACGAGCGCATGCTGGCCGCGCTCGTAGCCGGCGCGCACGCGAATCGCCTGCTGATCGACCGCGACTTCGAAGCGGGCGACGAACCCGTCAAGCTGTGCCTGAAACAGGGCGTGCCCATCGAGTTGCGCAAACAACTGGCCGTCGGCCTCGACTACGACACGGTCGGCGAATCGGTCGGCTTTTTCCGTTTCACCGAGGCCGCTGCGCGGCGCTTCGCGGAGATCGTGGCGGGCTATGTCGATAGCGGCCGCGCGAACCTGCCGCATGAAGAGGCCGTGCGCGACCTGCTGCTCGAACGCAGCCACGCATTCGATACGGCCGATGTCACCGGCCTGCCCTGGATTGAAATCGATTTTCCCAACGACGTTGCGCGAGCAACTAAAGAAGTCTTGCCGCAACTGCAGCGGCCGGCTTTACAAGAAGCGCTGAAGCGCTAA
- a CDS encoding 2-aminoethylphosphonate aminotransferase has translation MLLMNPGPVTLTERVRNSLLQTDLCHRESEFFDLQDEARARLVKLYDLDPAQWSAVLMTGSGTAAVESMIAALVPENGKLLIVENGVYGERISQIAAQYRIAHSVVKHEWMQAPDLARIAAALDADQAITHVAVIHHETTTGRLNDLKALAAVCRERNAKMLVDGVSSFGAEEIDFAEGTIVAVAATANKCLHGVPGAAFVIVRRDALAVAASRTYYLGLVRLASLQDQRNTPFTPSVHAYYALVEALRELDEEGGWRARHARYMALAEQAREGLLARGIGSALSADESSVVLRAYKLPDGVSYERLHDALKARGFVIYAGQGGLSKELFRISTMGDIHSANIERLLVSFDELMR, from the coding sequence ATGCTGCTAATGAATCCAGGCCCCGTCACGCTGACCGAGCGCGTGCGAAATAGCCTGCTGCAAACGGACTTGTGTCATCGCGAGAGCGAGTTTTTCGACTTGCAGGACGAAGCACGCGCGCGTCTGGTCAAGCTGTACGATCTCGATCCCGCGCAATGGAGCGCCGTGCTGATGACGGGCTCGGGGACGGCGGCTGTCGAAAGCATGATTGCGGCGCTCGTGCCGGAGAACGGCAAGTTGCTGATCGTCGAGAATGGTGTGTACGGCGAGCGTATTTCGCAGATTGCGGCGCAGTATCGCATTGCGCATAGCGTCGTGAAGCATGAGTGGATGCAGGCGCCTGATCTCGCGCGTATCGCGGCTGCGCTCGATGCCGATCAGGCGATTACGCATGTTGCTGTGATTCACCATGAGACGACGACCGGGCGTCTGAACGATCTCAAGGCGCTGGCAGCGGTTTGCCGCGAGCGCAATGCGAAGATGCTGGTTGATGGTGTGAGCAGCTTTGGCGCTGAAGAGATCGACTTCGCTGAAGGCACGATTGTGGCTGTTGCGGCGACGGCGAATAAGTGTCTGCATGGCGTGCCGGGTGCCGCTTTTGTTATCGTGCGGCGGGATGCTTTGGCGGTTGCTGCGAGCCGGACTTATTACCTCGGGCTTGTGCGGCTTGCCAGTTTGCAGGATCAGCGGAATACGCCGTTTACGCCTTCTGTTCATGCTTACTATGCGCTTGTGGAGGCGCTGCGCGAGCTTGATGAGGAAGGGGGGTGGCGGGCGCGGCATGCGCGGTATATGGCTCTGGCCGAGCAGGCTCGTGAGGGGCTTTTGGCGCGTGGGATTGGGAGTGCTCTGTCGGCGGATGAGTCTTCTGTAGTGTTGCGGGCTTATAAGTTGCCGGACGGCGTTTCTTATGAGCGGTTGCATGATGCGCTTAAAGCGCGCGGCTTTGTTATTTATGCCGGGCAGGGGGGGCTGTCTAAAGAGCTTTTCCGGATTTCCACTATGGGCGATATTCATTCTGCCAATATTGAGCGGCTGCTTGTGAGTTTTGATGAGTTGATGCGGTAG
- the aepX gene encoding phosphoenolpyruvate mutase, whose translation MNAREPSFVSTLSRSARLRQMLTSNELEFLMEAHNGMSARIAREAGFKGIWGSGLAISAQYGVRDNNEASWTQVVDTLEFMADASDLPILLDGDTGYGNFNNVRRLVRKLEQRGIAGVCIEDKVFPKTNSFIRGEAQPLADIDEFCGKIKAGKDSQTDEHFSIVARVEALIAGWGMDEALKRAEAYRQAGADAILIHSKLSRPDEILEFAREWAGRGPLVIVPTKYYSTPTEVFRKAGISTVIWANHQIRAATSAMQAVVKEIYESQTLVNVEDRIATVNEIFRLQDADEYSVAEERYLSSSRVAGSAVVLAASRGKGLEAVTTDRPKVMLPIAGKPLLRWLVDAFKKQGVNDITVVGGYRADAIDTAGIKLVVNERHEQTGELASLACAVDGLQNDTVISYGDLLFRSYIVRDLVDSEAPFSVVVDSTTVAEAGATNQSVRDFAWCSAADDRGLFGNKVLLRRVANNEADVKGEVPNGRWIGLLNVRGAGRERLQAVMNTLRARPDFDSLDMPALLNALIEAGEEIEVQYVHGHWRGVNDLEDFRRAGDFAHEATPLAKSEAAGGAAQ comes from the coding sequence ATGAACGCACGCGAACCCTCTTTTGTTTCTACTCTGTCGCGCAGCGCACGACTGCGCCAGATGCTCACCAGCAACGAGCTGGAATTTTTGATGGAAGCGCACAACGGCATGTCCGCACGCATTGCGCGCGAAGCCGGCTTCAAGGGCATCTGGGGCTCGGGCCTCGCGATCTCGGCGCAATACGGCGTGCGCGACAACAACGAAGCGAGCTGGACGCAAGTTGTCGATACGCTCGAATTTATGGCTGACGCGAGCGATCTGCCCATTCTGCTCGATGGCGACACCGGCTACGGCAACTTCAACAACGTGCGCCGCCTCGTGCGCAAGTTGGAGCAGCGCGGCATTGCGGGCGTCTGCATCGAAGACAAGGTGTTCCCGAAGACGAACAGCTTCATCAGGGGCGAAGCGCAGCCGCTCGCCGATATCGACGAGTTCTGCGGCAAGATCAAGGCGGGCAAGGACTCGCAGACGGACGAGCATTTCTCGATCGTCGCGCGCGTCGAAGCGTTGATCGCCGGCTGGGGCATGGACGAAGCGCTGAAGCGCGCCGAAGCGTATCGCCAGGCGGGCGCGGACGCGATCCTGATTCACAGCAAGCTGTCGCGCCCCGATGAGATTCTCGAATTCGCGCGTGAATGGGCGGGTCGCGGGCCGCTCGTGATCGTGCCGACCAAGTACTACAGCACGCCGACGGAAGTGTTCCGCAAGGCGGGCATCAGCACGGTGATCTGGGCGAACCATCAGATTCGCGCGGCGACTTCCGCGATGCAGGCTGTCGTTAAGGAAATCTACGAAAGCCAGACGCTCGTCAATGTCGAAGACCGCATTGCGACTGTCAACGAGATCTTTCGTTTGCAGGATGCCGACGAGTACTCGGTAGCGGAAGAGCGCTATCTGTCGTCCTCGCGCGTGGCGGGATCGGCTGTCGTGCTCGCCGCGAGCCGCGGCAAGGGCCTCGAAGCCGTGACGACGGACCGTCCGAAGGTCATGCTGCCCATCGCGGGCAAGCCGCTGCTGCGCTGGCTCGTCGACGCGTTCAAGAAGCAGGGCGTCAACGACATCACGGTGGTGGGCGGCTATCGCGCCGACGCGATCGACACGGCGGGTATCAAGCTCGTGGTCAACGAGCGTCACGAGCAAACGGGTGAACTGGCGTCGCTCGCGTGCGCCGTCGACGGCTTGCAGAACGACACGGTGATCTCGTACGGCGACCTGCTGTTCCGCAGCTACATCGTGCGCGATCTGGTGGATAGCGAAGCGCCGTTCAGCGTGGTCGTCGATTCGACGACGGTTGCCGAAGCGGGCGCGACGAACCAGAGCGTGCGCGATTTCGCGTGGTGCTCGGCCGCCGACGATCGCGGCCTGTTCGGCAACAAGGTGCTGCTGCGCCGTGTGGCGAACAACGAAGCCGACGTGAAGGGCGAAGTGCCGAATGGCCGCTGGATCGGTCTGCTGAACGTTCGGGGCGCGGGCCGCGAGCGTCTGCAAGCCGTGATGAACACGCTGCGCGCGCGCCCCGATTTCGATTCGCTCGACATGCCTGCGCTGTTGAACGCGCTGATCGAAGCCGGTGAAGAAATCGAAGTGCAATACGTGCATGGCCACTGGCGTGGTGTGAACGACCTCGAAGACTTCCGTCGTGCGGGCGACTTCGCGCACGAAGCAACGCCGCTCGCGAAGAGCGAGGCAGCGGGAGGCGCGGCGCAATGA